Part of the Streptomyces sp. NBC_01460 genome, CCTGCTCGTCGTCTCGCTCGGCGGTCAGGGACAGTACGAGCACGTCATCAACAACACCGGGTCCCCCACATCCGGTACGTCGACCATCCCGTCCCAGGTGGTGTCCTTTCCCTGAGCCGGGGTGAGATGAGCGGAGTCGGCTCATCGGACGGCGCGGGGCCCGGCAGTCACTGCCGGGCCCCGCGTCATGTCCCTCTCCCCCGCCCTCCGGCACTCCCGCCGCGCCGTCAGGCACCGAAGAGCGTCTCCAGGTAGGCGCGCAGTTCCGGGCCGTCCGCCGGGGCCGCGCGCACGCCGACGTACCCGTCGGGCCGCACGAGGACCGCCTCGCCGCCCAGCACACCGTACGTACGGCGGAACTCGCCCTGCCCGTCGTGCACGGCGGGCAGGTGAGGCGTGGGGGCGCGCAGTTCCGGCGCGAGGACCACACAGGTGTTCAGCAGGCCGTGCGCGGTCCGGGCCGCGGCCGTCGCCACCGCGTCGAAGGGCGCCGCCTGCTCCTCCTGACCGGCGTAGAGCAGCAGCGTGTGCTCCCGCTCCCTCAGCAGGCTGAACAGCCTCACGGGAAAGGCCCCGAGGGCGTACAGGAGACCTCCGCAGTCCGGTGCCCGGTCACCGGGGGCGGGGCCCTCGCGCCGGGACCCTTCGGGCCCCACGACCGGGCTGCCCCGGTAACCGAGCAGGAGCTGGGCCTCCCGGAGCATCGTCGTCCCCGGGTCCTCCGGGTCGGCCTGGACGCCGCCCCGCACATGACGCAGGGTCCGTGCCACCACTTCCTCGCCGATCGGGCGGCGTTCGGCGTCGTAGCTCTCCAGGAGTCCCGCGCCCGCGTGGCCCCGTACGGCGGCGGCGAGCTTCCATGCCAGGTTGAACGCGTCCTGGACCCCGGTGTTCATCCCCTGCGCACCTGTCGGCGGATGGATGTGCGCGGCGTCGCCGGCCACCAGGACCCGCCCCCGGCCGTACCGGCCGACGATGCGGTGGCTGATGCGGAAGACCGAGGACCAGCGCAGCATGGAGGCGGTCGTGGGGCGGGGGGCGAGCCGGTCGAGCACCGCCTGGATGTGCTGGACGCCCGGTACCGGCCCCTGGTCACCGCTCAGCCCGTGCGTCACCCCGTCCGCGTCTCCCGGCGCGGTCCGGGACAGTTCGGGCGGTGTCGCCATGGACATCCGATAGCGCTTCTCGCCGGGCAGCGGGATGCAGACAAGGATGTCGTCCGTGTGCCCGTCGACGACGTGCGAGGCCCGGATCGCGTACCCGTCCGGCAGGTCCCAGTCGACCTCCACGTCTCCCAGCATGTACTCCTCGGGCAGGGCCGCGCCCTCGAAGGACAGTCCGAGCCCCTTGCGTACGACGCTGTGGGCGCCGTCGCAGCCCACGAGGTAGCGGGCCGTCAGTTCCTCGGTGCCGCCCGAGGGCAGGGAAAGGATCGCTCGCACCTCGTCGGAGTCCTGCTCGAAGGAGAGGAGTTCCGTACCGCGTTCGACCCGGCCTCCCCGCCGGAGCAGGAGGTCCTCGAGGAGCCGCTCGGTCTCGTACTGCGGGAGGGCGGCGAAGCCGTAGGGCACCTCGGGGGGCAGTCGGAGGTCGGTCCGGGGCCCTTCCTCGCCGTTGACGTAGAGCAGCTGGCCCCTGAGGGGGACGGCCGTCTCCAGTGCCTCGCGGACCATCCCCATCCGGTCCCAGATCTCCAGCGTCCTCGGTTGGACGCCCACGGCCCGCGCGTAGGGGAGGCGGGCCGGGAGCCGGTCGACGATCCTGCACGACACGCCTCGCCTGCCCAGCTCCGCCCCGGCTGTCAGGCCCACGGGACCCGCCCCCGCGATGAGCACATCGACATCGACCATGGGTGCCTCCAGGCGAGGTGCATTCACTTCAATGCATCACACCGGGGGCGATATGTCCATTTCGATGCCGTGCGGGCCGATGCGGGGGAAGAGGGGCTCCTCCCCGCACCGGCCGCAGGCGTCAGCCGACGGTGCAGGCCTCACCGCCCAGCGTGAAGGCGGCCGGCTTCGCGTTGGCGCCCGTCCAGGTGCCGGTGAAGCCGAAGCCCGCCGAGGATCCGGGGGCCACCTTGCCGTTCCAGCCGACGTTCGTCGCGGTCACCTTTGCCCCGGACTGCTGGTGGGAGGCGTTCCACATCTGGGTGACCTTCTGGTCCCCGGGGAACGACCAGCCCAACTGCCAGCCGTCGTAGGCCGTGGTGCCGGTGTTGGTGACCGTGACATCGGCCTGGAATCCGCCCGACCACTGGTTGGTGACCTTGTACGTCACGGAGCAGGCGGAGTCACCCGGCTCCGGGTCGGGGTCGGGATCCGGGTCGGGATCCGTCCCCCCTCCGCCGGTGTCCGAGGTCTCGCCCACCTGGATCCCGCGTCCGTTGGTGGAGACGTAGACGCGCCCGTACACCCTCGGGTCGCCGGTGATGGCCGCCCCGGTCCAGGCCCACTGGTGCGCGTCGTCGTTGATCCGCGTCCAGGTCGCACCCTTGTCGGTGGAGCGGAAGATGCCGCGTACCCCGCCGATCTTCGCGCTGACGTAGACCGTCTGGTAGGAAGCACCCGGGGCCGCCTTGCCGAAGCCCACGCTGTCGGCCTGCTCGACGCCGGTGAACTTGCTGAAGGTCGCGCCCGAGTCGGTGGAACGCCACAGACCGTAGGAGCCCGTGGCCGCGCCGCCCGCGAACCAGATGTCGCCCTCCGTACCGGCCAACGCCTTGAAGCGCACGTTCCCTTCGGCGGGCAGGCCGGTCGCCCTGGCGGTGAAGCTGGCGCCGCCGTCGGTCGACACGTAGAAGGTGCCGGCCTTGAACCCGTAGAACTTCTTCGGGTTCACCCGGTCGGACTCGACCGTCGCCCCGGCCGGGATCCCGGTGGACGCGGTCCACGTGTTCCCGTAGCCGGTGGTGCGGTGGACACCCGCGCCCTCCGGGCTCCACACGAACCCGCTGCCGTCGGCCGCCGCCGCGACCGTGCCGCCGGCGGTGACTCCGGAGGGCTCGGAAGCCTGGAACCAGTTGGCGCCGTTGTCGGTGGAGAAGCCGATGTGGGGAGCGGCGTCGGCGTTGCCCACCCGTACGACCGTGCCGGGAGACGCTTCCGCGAAGTCCAGGCTGGTGGTGGAGTCGAGGTTCGGCGAGGTGAACATCATCGCGGGCACGGCGTCGAGGTCCGTGTGCCGGAAACCGCCGATGTCACCGAGCGCGCTGAGCAGCGGCGCGCCGGAGGGCGGGCTGGCCAGGTCGTTGACGGCCGTCTCCTCCAGCCCCTTGACCATGGGGGTGATCTTGAACTGGCCGCCGGAGTCCCAGGACGTGAGGTTCTCGGTGCCGTAGACCGTCGCGCCGGTGCCGTACATCATGCGGTTCGAGTCGAACGGGTCGATCTCCAGGGCCTCCGTCATCCACCCCAGCTTGGGGGAGGTCTCGGGCGGTGAGGGGTTGGCGCCCCAGCTGAGCCACGGCACGGAGGAGACGTCCAGGGTGTACCGGTTGGAGCGGTTCGGATAACTGGTGTAGTCCCAGGCCTTGGTCCAGGTGGCGCCGCTGTCCGTGGAGCGGAAGATCTGGGTGTCGGGCCACCAGGAACTGTAGGCGGTGGCCATCAGCGTCCCCGGCTTCTGCCGGTCGACGGAGAGGCCGCTGAAGCCGTAGTAGGTGTCGGCCTCGGCGACGGGGCTGACGTCCGCCCACGCACCGGACTTCGTGTCGTACCGCCAGATCCGCCCCTTGGCACCGTCGTACGGGCCGCCCGTGTCGCTCAGCGTCAGATAGAGGTGGCCCGTCGAGGAGTCGAGCACGCCCTTGTGCGCGAGGTATCCGGTCGGCTGGCCGGCGATCCGGGACCAGGTGACGCCGCCGTCCGTGGAGCGGTAGACGGTGTTCTCCTTGTCGGCGACCCCGACGTAGATGTCCTTGGTGGCGCTGCCCGCGGTCCCGGAGCGCTCGTCGAAGGTCACCCACACGATGCCCTGGTTGTCGTTGCCGTATCCGCTGGTGTCGGAGGGGTCGGAGGCGTAGTTGCCCGGGTTCGGGAAGGCGGTCACCTGGGACCAGGTGACGCCCGAGTCGGTGGACCGCCACAGGCCCTTGCCGCTGGGGGCGCCGAGGTACAGCACGGAGTTCTTGTTGGGGTCGACCGCGAGCCGCTCCCCCATCCCCCGGCCCGGCATGTTGCCGCCGAG contains:
- a CDS encoding FAD-dependent monooxygenase produces the protein MVDVDVLIAGAGPVGLTAGAELGRRGVSCRIVDRLPARLPYARAVGVQPRTLEIWDRMGMVREALETAVPLRGQLLYVNGEEGPRTDLRLPPEVPYGFAALPQYETERLLEDLLLRRGGRVERGTELLSFEQDSDEVRAILSLPSGGTEELTARYLVGCDGAHSVVRKGLGLSFEGAALPEEYMLGDVEVDWDLPDGYAIRASHVVDGHTDDILVCIPLPGEKRYRMSMATPPELSRTAPGDADGVTHGLSGDQGPVPGVQHIQAVLDRLAPRPTTASMLRWSSVFRISHRIVGRYGRGRVLVAGDAAHIHPPTGAQGMNTGVQDAFNLAWKLAAAVRGHAGAGLLESYDAERRPIGEEVVARTLRHVRGGVQADPEDPGTTMLREAQLLLGYRGSPVVGPEGSRREGPAPGDRAPDCGGLLYALGAFPVRLFSLLREREHTLLLYAGQEEQAAPFDAVATAAARTAHGLLNTCVVLAPELRAPTPHLPAVHDGQGEFRRTYGVLGGEAVLVRPDGYVGVRAAPADGPELRAYLETLFGA
- a CDS encoding cellulose binding domain-containing protein; translated protein: MRLSARPIAALLAALALTVGLSVTANPAAARPDDRPAAAEASDVSIAADTYTWKNARIDGGGFVPGIVFNRSEKNLAYARTDIGGAYRWDQAGKRWTPLLDWVDWDRWGWSGVVGLASDTVDPDNVYAAVGTYTNSWDPTNGAVLRSSDRGASWKAATLPFKLGGNMPGRGMGERLAVDPNKNSVLYLGAPSGKGLWRSTDSGVTWSQVTAFPNPGNYASDPSDTSGYGNDNQGIVWVTFDERSGTAGSATKDIYVGVADKENTVYRSTDGGVTWSRIAGQPTGYLAHKGVLDSSTGHLYLTLSDTGGPYDGAKGRIWRYDTKSGAWADVSPVAEADTYYGFSGLSVDRQKPGTLMATAYSSWWPDTQIFRSTDSGATWTKAWDYTSYPNRSNRYTLDVSSVPWLSWGANPSPPETSPKLGWMTEALEIDPFDSNRMMYGTGATVYGTENLTSWDSGGQFKITPMVKGLEETAVNDLASPPSGAPLLSALGDIGGFRHTDLDAVPAMMFTSPNLDSTTSLDFAEASPGTVVRVGNADAAPHIGFSTDNGANWFQASEPSGVTAGGTVAAAADGSGFVWSPEGAGVHRTTGYGNTWTASTGIPAGATVESDRVNPKKFYGFKAGTFYVSTDGGASFTARATGLPAEGNVRFKALAGTEGDIWFAGGAATGSYGLWRSTDSGATFSKFTGVEQADSVGFGKAAPGASYQTVYVSAKIGGVRGIFRSTDKGATWTRINDDAHQWAWTGAAITGDPRVYGRVYVSTNGRGIQVGETSDTGGGGTDPDPDPDPDPEPGDSACSVTYKVTNQWSGGFQADVTVTNTGTTAYDGWQLGWSFPGDQKVTQMWNASHQQSGAKVTATNVGWNGKVAPGSSAGFGFTGTWTGANAKPAAFTLGGEACTVG